GAACCGCTACACCCGCGTCGCCGCACCGACCGAGGCCGAGCTGCTCGACGCCTACCGCACGCTCGGCGTCATCTACGGCGGGGTCGTCCGCCTGGCCGTCCCGCGGTTCTCGGACGCCGAGCGGGAGCGGGTCACCGCCGTGCTCGACGACGTCCTGGCGCGGCTCGACGCCGACCAGCAGGCCGAGGTCGCGCGCGAGGGGGCGGACATCTACTCGATGTGGGTGGAGGCCTGCGGCAACGCCTCGCTCGCGCAGCTGTGCCGCTCGACCACCGATGGTCTTGCCTTCCGGCTCCGCGTGCCCGAGCTCACCGAGCTCGTCCCGACCGACGTCATCCGACCCGAGATCGTGAAGCTCCGTGACGCCGTCGCCGCGGGCGAGCCGATCGACGCGGAACTCGCGATGGAGGCGATCCACCTCCTGCCCACGCGCGACTGACCGAGCGCCGGGCGTACAGCGTCGGGCACGGACCCTCAGGGATCTCCCTGTCCGTTCCACGCTGTGCCGTTATGGTTTCCGGGTGAGCATCGAACCCGAGCAGACGACGCGCCGTGCCCGCCGCGGCCACGTGCCGCCGCGCCACGGGCGCCAGAAGCGTGGGAGCGGCGTGGTCCTCCCCGCGGTCGCCGGCGTCCTGGCGATGGGCCTCGTGCTGACCGGCGGCTACGCCGCGTTCGCCTTCACGAGCCTCAACAGCGGCGTCACGAAGATCGACGCGATCAGTCCGCGGTCGGACGACGACGACGACGTGGACGGTCAGGCGCAGAACATCCTGCTCGTCGGTGACGACCACCGTCCGGACAACGCGACGCCCGAGCA
The sequence above is drawn from the Curtobacterium sp. MR_MD2014 genome and encodes:
- a CDS encoding GntR family transcriptional regulator; translation: MPVPSTQPAAERKLLRDTVQDKIRDAIMDGTLEPGERLNDDDLIAWLGVSRTPIREALAELARAGLIEMAPNRYTRVAAPTEAELLDAYRTLGVIYGGVVRLAVPRFSDAERERVTAVLDDVLARLDADQQAEVAREGADIYSMWVEACGNASLAQLCRSTTDGLAFRLRVPELTELVPTDVIRPEIVKLRDAVAAGEPIDAELAMEAIHLLPTRD